From a single Calothrix sp. NIES-2098 genomic region:
- a CDS encoding HD superfamily hydrolase gives MTINRLTQQIQFIIEIDRLKQVLRQTLLVDGSRQENSAEHSWHLAVMAMTLAEYAPVEVDIFHAIKMLLIHDLVEIDAGDTFCYDVQANSSKAEKELQAASRLFGILPPDISSELRLLWDEFEVGETPTAKFAAALDRIQPLLHNQQTKGGTWRIHGIKRDQVMKRVAPVETGAPQLWPFVLQLIDDCAAAGYLG, from the coding sequence GTGACAATTAATCGACTGACGCAACAAATTCAATTTATTATCGAAATCGATCGCCTCAAACAAGTGCTGCGTCAAACCCTACTCGTTGACGGATCGCGCCAAGAAAACAGTGCCGAACACTCATGGCATTTGGCAGTTATGGCAATGACATTAGCAGAATATGCACCCGTAGAAGTTGATATTTTCCACGCCATCAAAATGTTACTGATTCACGATTTGGTAGAAATTGATGCGGGTGATACCTTCTGTTACGATGTCCAGGCTAATAGCAGTAAAGCAGAAAAAGAGTTGCAAGCAGCATCGCGACTGTTTGGAATTTTACCACCAGATATCAGTAGTGAATTGCGTTTACTCTGGGATGAGTTTGAAGTCGGCGAAACACCCACTGCTAAGTTTGCCGCAGCCCTAGACAGAATACAACCGCTACTGCACAACCAGCAAACAAAAGGCGGAACTTGGCGCATTCATGGTATTAAGCGCGACCAAGTGATGAAACGGGTAGCACCAGTAGAAACAGGCGCACCACAACTCTGGCCGTTTGTGCTGCAACTGATTGATGATTGTGCCGCCGCAGGTTATTTAGGGTAA
- a CDS encoding putative esterase produces the protein MTDLKLTSEYQCFGGKVGFYSHFSSSCNGEMRFSVYQPPQATQEPVPILYFLSGLTCTEENFMVKAGAQRYAAEYGLMLVAPDTSPRNTGIPGEDDDWDFGTGAGFYVDATVQPWRSHYQMYSYVVQELPSLITANFPTQAEKQAIFGHSMGGHGALVCAMRNPQLYKSVSAFAPITAPMRCPWGQKAFSGYLGTDRETWRSYDASELVKQLGYHSPILIDQGTTDKFLAEQLQPELFAQACAEVKQPLNLRYQAGYDHSYYFIASLIADHIRHHAIALNSTQ, from the coding sequence ATGACCGATCTCAAACTTACCTCCGAATATCAATGCTTTGGTGGCAAAGTGGGCTTTTACTCTCACTTCTCTTCTAGCTGTAACGGAGAAATGCGGTTTTCTGTCTATCAACCACCACAAGCTACTCAAGAACCCGTACCGATTCTTTACTTCCTCTCTGGTTTGACTTGTACGGAAGAGAATTTTATGGTCAAAGCGGGGGCGCAACGCTACGCAGCTGAGTACGGTTTAATGCTAGTCGCACCAGATACTAGCCCTCGCAATACGGGTATTCCTGGTGAAGACGATGATTGGGATTTTGGTACAGGTGCAGGTTTTTACGTTGATGCTACAGTACAACCCTGGCGATCGCACTACCAAATGTATAGTTATGTCGTCCAAGAATTACCGAGTTTAATTACCGCCAACTTTCCTACCCAAGCCGAAAAACAAGCTATTTTTGGTCATTCAATGGGGGGACATGGGGCTTTAGTGTGCGCGATGCGAAACCCCCAGTTATATAAATCTGTCTCAGCCTTTGCACCAATTACTGCACCTATGCGCTGTCCTTGGGGTCAAAAAGCCTTCAGTGGTTATTTAGGAACCGATAGAGAAACTTGGCGCAGCTATGACGCTAGTGAATTAGTCAAGCAATTGGGCTATCATAGCCCGATTCTGATTGACCAAGGCACTACCGATAAATTCTTAGCCGAACAATTACAGCCAGAACTGTTTGCACAAGCTTGCGCAGAAGTCAAGCAGCCCTTAAACTTGCGTTACCAAGCAGGCTATGACCACAGTTATTATTTTATTGCCAGTTTGATTGCAGACCACATTCGCCATCATGCGATCGCTTTAAATTCAACTCAGTAA